A region from the Alosa alosa isolate M-15738 ecotype Scorff River chromosome 7, AALO_Geno_1.1, whole genome shotgun sequence genome encodes:
- the si:zfos-169g10.2 gene encoding somatostatin receptor type 5, with translation MHPDMATGLSMMPPSTLWENSSSLPGDDSYLLLNDSSGNWTLVAGDSGGGGFMPSVAGMLISLIYVTVCVVGLGGNTLVIHIVLHYSRPESITNIYILNLAIADELFMLGLPFLAVQNALLSWPFGSLMCRLVMTVDAINQFTSIFCLTVMSIDRYLAVVHPIRSAKWRQPRVAKAVNATVWAVSMVTVLPVVVYADVLRDGNCSIVWPEPAEVWKASFIVYTSVVGFFAPLLVICLCYLLIVVKVRSAGRKARAASVRRRKSERKITRMVVVVVAVFVLCWLPFYVLNIVNLLVLLPPELRGLYYFVVVLSYANSCANPILYGFLSDNFKRGFRKALCRSSRRVESQRAGGGGGAAGQMTGEQQRRPGRAATVGERHLPAEEMPKWELNTQNSLIATMVEICKIAQNGNGSVEGPRGRFTQTRKLEAGAAPGHETNNGDLTPREGLGSGPTVVIPLVVNGARSGNVRSLPDVPVENSSVLEISYL, from the exons ATGCACCCAGACATGGCCACTGGTCTCTCCATGATGCCCCCCTCCACCCTGTGGGAGAACAGCTCCTCCCTCCCGGGGGACGACTCCTACCTGCTCCTGAACGACTCCTCTGGGAACTGGACGCTAGTGGCAGGGGACAGCGGCGGTGGCGGGTTCATGCCAAGCGTGGCGGGCATGCTCATCTCGCTGATCTACGTGACTGTGTGCGTGGTGGGCCTGGGCGGCAACACCCTGGTGATTCACATCGTGCTGCACTACTCGCGTCCCGAGTCCATCACCAACATCTACATCCTGAACCTGGCCATCGCCGACGAGCTCTTCATGCTGGGTCTGCCCTTCCTGGCCGTCCAGAACGCTCTGCTCTCCTGGCCGTTCGGCTCGCTCATGTGCCGCCTGGTCATGACGGTGGACGCCATCAACCAGTTCACCAGCATCTTCTGCCTGACGGTGATGAGCATCGACCGCTACCTGGCCGTGGTCCACCCCATTCGCTCGGCCAAGTGGCGGCAGCCGCGCGTCGCCAAGGCCGTCAACGCCACCGTCTGGGCCGTCTCCATGGTGACGGTGCTGCCGGTGGTGGTGTACGCCGACGTCCTGCGCGACGGCAACTGCAGCATTGTGTGGCCCGAGCCCGCCGAGGTCTGGAAGGCCTCGTTCATCGTCTACACGTCGGTCGTGGGCTTCTTCGCACCCCTGCTGGTCATCTGCCTGTGCTATCTGCTCATCGTGGTCAAG GTGCGGAGCGCGGGGCGCAAGGCCCGAGCGGCCTCGGTGCGCCGGCGCAAGTCGGAGCGCAAGATCACGcgcatggtggtggtggtggtggccgtGTTCGTGCTGTGCTGGCTGCCCTTCTACGTGCTCAACATCGTCAacctgctggtgctgctgccgCCCGAGCTGCGCGGCCTCTACTACTTCGTGGTGGTGCTCTCGTACGCCAACAGCTGCGCTAACCCTATCCTCTACGGTTTCCTGTCCGACAACTTCAAGCGCGGCTTCCGCAAGGCCCTGTGCCGCTCCTCCCGGAGGGTGGAGAGCCAGAGGGCAGGCGGAGGCGGGGGAGCGGCCGGTCAGATGACCGGCGAGCAGCAGAGGCGCCCAGGGAGGGCAGCCACCGTGGGCGAAAGGCACCTGCCCGCCGAGGAGATGCCCAAGTGGGAGCTGAACACCCAGAACAGCTTGATAGCCACC ATGGTGGAGATCTGCAAGATCGCGCAGAATGGTAACGGGTCAGTGGAGGGACCCAGGGGACGCTTCACACAGACAAGGAAGCTGGAGGCAGGCGCTGCCCCAGGGCACGAGACTAATAACGGGGATCTGACGCCAAGGGAAGGCCTCGGCTCGGGGCCCACAGTGGTCATTCCCCTGGTGGTCAACGGAGCCCGGAGCGGCAACGTCAGATCTCTCCCCGACGTCCCTGTGGAAAACAGCTCCGTGCTCGAAATCAGCTACCTATAA
- the LOC125297048 gene encoding protein CutA homolog isoform X1, with protein sequence MEDDLKERHHTELFCKSRFCRRKKGRKGDVNKILHFLLAFATVGVNAVIYGIRCYQSEAVRFELTVLVSGLMLPLLRTVGLRAFSMASETYTSGTHSAAFVTCPNDTVAKELARGIVEKKLAACVNIVPKITSIYEWQGKIEEDSEVLMMIKTRSSKVSELAEYVRSNHPYEVAEVISLPIDQGNPPYLKWIGDVVPE encoded by the exons ATGGAAGATGATTTAAAAGAACGCCACCACACTGAATTATTCTGCAAATCCCGGTTTTGCCGGCGGAAGAAGGGTAGAAAAGGTGACGTAAACAAAATTTTACACTTCCTGTTAGCGTTTGCGACAGTTGGTGTAAA CGCTGTGATTTACGGCATCCGCTGTTATCAATCTGAAGCTGTGCGTTTTGAACTG ACTGTGTTGGTCAGTGGGTTGATGCTCCCTCTGCTGAGGACTGTGGGATTGCGGGCGTTCTCCATGGCTTCAGAAACCTACACCTCAGGCACTCACTCCGCAGCCTTCGTGACGTGTCCCAATGACACAGTAGCCAAAGAGCTGGCCCG TGGCATTGTGGAAAAGAAGTTAGCTGCCTGTGTCAACATAGTGCCTAAAATCACATCAAT ATATGAATGGCAGGGGAAGATTGAGGAAGACAGTGAAGTATTGATG atGATTAAGACGAGGAGCTCCAAAGTTTCAGAACTAGCAGAGTATGTCAG GTCAAACCACCCCTATGAAGTGGCCGAAGTCATCAGCCTGCCCATTGACCAGGGAAACCCTCCTTACCTGAAGTGGATTGGTGACGTCGTGCCTGAATGA
- the LOC125297048 gene encoding protein CutA homolog isoform X2 — protein MRFGLLDSQQGGTLKTVVVTVLVSGLMLPLLRTVGLRAFSMASETYTSGTHSAAFVTCPNDTVAKELARGIVEKKLAACVNIVPKITSIYEWQGKIEEDSEVLMMIKTRSSKVSELAEYVRSNHPYEVAEVISLPIDQGNPPYLKWIGDVVPE, from the exons ATGCGCTTTGGACTTCTTGACAGTCAGCAAGGTGGAACTCTGAAAACCGTCGTTGTG ACTGTGTTGGTCAGTGGGTTGATGCTCCCTCTGCTGAGGACTGTGGGATTGCGGGCGTTCTCCATGGCTTCAGAAACCTACACCTCAGGCACTCACTCCGCAGCCTTCGTGACGTGTCCCAATGACACAGTAGCCAAAGAGCTGGCCCG TGGCATTGTGGAAAAGAAGTTAGCTGCCTGTGTCAACATAGTGCCTAAAATCACATCAAT ATATGAATGGCAGGGGAAGATTGAGGAAGACAGTGAAGTATTGATG atGATTAAGACGAGGAGCTCCAAAGTTTCAGAACTAGCAGAGTATGTCAG GTCAAACCACCCCTATGAAGTGGCCGAAGTCATCAGCCTGCCCATTGACCAGGGAAACCCTCCTTACCTGAAGTGGATTGGTGACGTCGTGCCTGAATGA